One region of Peromyscus eremicus chromosome 4, PerEre_H2_v1, whole genome shotgun sequence genomic DNA includes:
- the LOC131909089 gene encoding thioredoxin-like — protein MVKLIESEEAFQEALVSAGDKLVVVDFSATWCGPCKMIKPFFHSLSEKYSSVVFLEVDVDDCQDIAADCEVKCMPTFQFYKKGQKVGEFSGANKEKLEASIAEFA, from the coding sequence ATGGTGAAGCTGATCGAGAGCGAGGAAGCTTTTCAAGAGGCCCTGGTGTCTGCGGGAGACAAGCTTGTAGTTGTGGACTTCTCTGCCACGTGGTGCGGACCTTGCAAAATGATCAAGCCCTTCTTTCATTCCCTCTCTGAAAAGTATTCCAGTGTGGTGTTCCTTGAAGTAGATGTGGATGACTGCCAGGATATTGCTGCAGACTGTGAAGTCAAATGCATGCCGACCTTCCAGTTTTATAAAAAGGGTCAAAAGGTGGGTGAATTCTCTGGCGCTAACAAGGAAAAGCTTGAAGCTTCTATTGCTGAATTTGCCTGA